A portion of the Pseudomonas sp. GR 6-02 genome contains these proteins:
- a CDS encoding VWA domain-containing protein — MSLPLHVLRPAAQGFAAGLLLAVAGCGGSSTPPSETGNPAAVAPPAQNAPKTEALVRESAMADTAMAKRSARPGPLVAFAPVPAGETYPQGYRDEQREQYQALADNPIHSVAEAPVSTFSADVDTGAYANVRRLLNQGRLPPEGAVRLEEMVNYFPYDYALPTDGSPFGVTTELAPSPWNPHTRLLRIGIKASDHAVAELAPANLVFLVDVSGSMDRREGLPLVKSTLKLLVDQLREQDRVSLVVYAGESRVVLEPTSGREKAKIRTAIDQLTAGGSTAGASGIELAYQMAQQAFIPKGINRILLATDGDFNVGVSDFDSLKQMAVDKRKTGVSLTTLGFGVDNYNEHLMEQLADAGDGNYAYIDNLREARKVLVDQLGSTLAVVAKNVKLQVEFNPAQVSEYRLLGYENRALKREDFSNDKVDAGEIGAGHTVTALYEIVPKGEKGWLEPLRYGNSGAEVSAKTGELAMLRVRYQLPEGGNSRLIERPILKGEAGKLSAASDDLRFAASVAAFSQQLKDGRYTGDFSLKDTEALARGARGDDPFGLRGEFVQLVELAQSLRTSTASNQPPNDNRIE; from the coding sequence ATGTCCCTTCCTCTGCATGTCCTCCGCCCGGCCGCCCAGGGTTTCGCCGCCGGGTTGCTGCTGGCCGTTGCCGGTTGCGGCGGTTCATCCACACCACCCTCTGAGACGGGCAACCCGGCAGCGGTTGCGCCCCCAGCTCAAAATGCGCCGAAAACTGAAGCATTAGTGCGCGAATCGGCCATGGCGGACACCGCGATGGCCAAGCGCAGCGCACGACCGGGCCCGTTGGTCGCTTTTGCACCAGTGCCCGCGGGTGAAACTTATCCACAGGGCTACCGGGATGAGCAGCGCGAGCAATATCAGGCGCTGGCGGATAACCCGATTCACAGCGTGGCCGAAGCGCCGGTCTCGACCTTCAGCGCCGATGTCGATACCGGCGCGTACGCCAATGTCCGGCGCCTGCTCAATCAGGGGCGTTTACCGCCGGAAGGAGCGGTGCGGCTGGAAGAAATGGTCAATTACTTCCCCTACGATTACGCCTTGCCCACTGATGGCTCGCCGTTCGGTGTGACCACCGAGCTGGCGCCGTCACCCTGGAACCCGCATACCCGGTTACTGCGCATCGGCATCAAGGCGTCTGATCACGCGGTGGCGGAACTGGCCCCAGCGAACCTGGTGTTTCTGGTGGACGTGTCCGGCTCCATGGACCGTCGCGAAGGCCTGCCTCTGGTCAAAAGCACCCTGAAATTGCTGGTCGATCAACTGCGCGAGCAGGACCGGGTTTCACTGGTGGTCTACGCCGGAGAATCCCGTGTGGTGCTGGAGCCGACTTCCGGACGGGAAAAAGCGAAAATTCGTACCGCCATCGATCAATTGACGGCGGGCGGCTCGACGGCCGGCGCGTCGGGTATCGAACTGGCTTACCAAATGGCGCAACAGGCGTTTATCCCCAAAGGCATCAACCGCATCCTGCTGGCCACCGACGGTGACTTCAACGTCGGCGTCAGCGACTTCGACAGCCTCAAGCAAATGGCTGTGGATAAACGCAAGACTGGCGTGTCCCTGACCACCCTGGGTTTTGGTGTGGATAACTACAATGAACACCTGATGGAACAACTGGCCGACGCCGGCGACGGTAACTACGCCTACATCGACAACCTGCGCGAAGCGCGCAAAGTGCTGGTGGATCAACTCGGCTCAACCCTGGCGGTGGTGGCGAAAAACGTGAAGCTGCAGGTGGAGTTCAACCCGGCTCAGGTCAGCGAATATCGGCTGTTGGGTTATGAGAACCGCGCCTTGAAGCGTGAGGATTTCAGCAACGACAAAGTCGACGCCGGAGAAATCGGCGCAGGGCACACGGTGACGGCGCTGTACGAAATTGTGCCCAAGGGCGAGAAGGGCTGGCTGGAACCGCTGCGCTACGGCAATTCCGGGGCAGAAGTTTCCGCAAAAACCGGAGAATTGGCGATGCTGCGGGTGCGTTATCAGTTACCGGAAGGTGGGAACAGTCGCTTGATCGAGCGGCCAATCCTGAAGGGGGAGGCCGGTAAACTCTCGGCCGCCAGCGATGACCTGCGCTTTGCCGCCTCCGTCGCTGCCTTTTCCCAGCAGCTCAAGGACGGGCGCTACACCGGTGATTTCAGCCTGAAAGACACCGAAGCCCTGGCCCGTGGCGCACGGGGTGATGACCCGTTTGGCCTGCGTGGTGAGTTCGTGCAATTGGTGGAATTGGCGCAGAGCCTGCGAACCTCCACCGCCTCGAATCAACCGCCCAACGACAACCGGATAGAGTGA
- a CDS encoding response regulator — MTAVVLPAVPRVLIAEADPWSRDLLKQVLLNVRCDARLDLCADGQETLQLLAENPYDLVIVDWELPGVDGLSVLRSVRQRKRNPPLPFILMSSRNDSASVREALPLAPTAYLTKPLDMENLTQRLQDLLLSAGEEVSCEVPSLAPGMTLSVYLERRRELADGAPLMTDVQVAIKRSLNPDGLDLVRLEDEIRTDPQVTAVLIAAANSAAQHHGAAVQTLSQALHRLGTGQSMNLILGLALKRSARLSDPQLADYAERYWELSLHTAEYARTLARLLDLDQERCYCAGMLHRLGDLALLRCLQEWKQAGGELDEWEEVGDALAEFGAAYGSALRTRWRLPLELRELIAAVYQLGGGVYSREALVMNMAAQLARLTEHEGIEALAKSRTARLLKIGLPELMRLRKK, encoded by the coding sequence ATGACTGCTGTGGTGTTACCCGCTGTACCGCGAGTGTTGATTGCCGAGGCGGACCCTTGGTCCCGCGACCTGCTCAAGCAGGTGTTGTTGAATGTGCGCTGCGATGCGCGGCTGGACCTGTGTGCCGATGGCCAGGAAACGCTGCAGTTGTTGGCGGAAAATCCTTATGACCTGGTGATCGTCGACTGGGAGTTGCCCGGCGTCGATGGCCTGAGTGTCTTGCGCAGCGTTCGTCAGCGCAAACGTAATCCGCCGTTGCCGTTCATTCTGATGAGCAGCCGCAACGACAGCGCCAGCGTGCGTGAAGCCTTGCCCCTGGCGCCCACGGCGTACCTGACCAAACCCCTGGACATGGAAAACCTGACCCAGCGCCTGCAGGATTTGCTGCTGAGCGCGGGTGAAGAGGTGTCTTGCGAGGTGCCGTCATTGGCGCCGGGAATGACCTTGTCGGTGTATCTGGAGCGGCGGCGCGAACTGGCCGACGGCGCGCCGCTGATGACCGATGTGCAGGTGGCGATCAAACGTAGCCTCAATCCCGATGGCCTCGATCTGGTGCGGCTTGAAGACGAGATCCGCACGGATCCGCAAGTCACCGCCGTGCTGATCGCCGCCGCCAACAGCGCGGCCCAGCATCATGGCGCCGCCGTGCAAACCCTGTCCCAGGCGTTGCATCGCTTGGGGACCGGGCAAAGCATGAACCTGATTCTGGGCCTCGCCCTCAAACGCAGTGCCCGGCTCAGTGATCCGCAACTGGCGGACTATGCCGAGCGCTATTGGGAATTGTCCCTGCACACCGCGGAATACGCGCGAACGCTGGCGCGCTTGCTGGATCTGGATCAGGAGCGCTGTTATTGCGCGGGCATGCTGCACCGCCTCGGCGACCTGGCGTTGCTGCGCTGTTTGCAGGAGTGGAAGCAGGCCGGTGGTGAGCTGGATGAATGGGAGGAAGTCGGCGATGCCCTGGCCGAATTCGGCGCGGCCTACGGTTCGGCGCTGCGTACCCGCTGGCGCCTGCCGCTGGAGCTGCGTGAGCTGATTGCGGCGGTTTATCAGCTCGGTGGCGGGGTTTACTCCCGCGAAGCGCTGGTGATGAACATGGCCGCGCAACTGGCGCGCCTGACCGAGCATGAGGGGATCGAGGCATTGGCCAAGAGCCGCACGGCGCGGTTGCTCAAGATCGGATTGCCGGAGCTGATGCGCTTGCGCAAAAAATAG
- a CDS encoding RNA polymerase sigma factor, producing the protein MSDPAISSTASSDESLLARYRSGDGPAFEVLYARHRQGLYRFLLGLSGKPELAEEVYQETWLSLIRSASQPQGRANFRTWLYQIARNRLIDHWRKHGIHNPLYDSYDEQAHALIDDAADPEQLLSLSRDGQRLETALQTLPADQREVFLLRAHGDLDLPQIATLTETPLETVKSRLRYAQQKLRRLLAEEVLT; encoded by the coding sequence ATGTCCGATCCTGCAATCAGCTCAACCGCCAGCAGCGATGAATCGCTGCTGGCGCGCTACCGCTCTGGCGACGGGCCGGCGTTCGAAGTTTTGTACGCCCGCCACCGCCAGGGCCTGTATCGATTCCTTCTCGGCCTCAGCGGCAAACCCGAACTGGCCGAAGAGGTGTACCAGGAAACCTGGCTGAGCCTGATCCGCAGCGCCAGTCAGCCACAAGGCCGGGCGAACTTTCGTACCTGGCTCTACCAGATTGCCCGCAACCGACTGATCGATCACTGGCGCAAACATGGCATTCACAACCCCTTGTACGACAGCTACGACGAACAGGCCCACGCCCTGATCGACGACGCAGCCGACCCTGAACAACTGCTGAGCCTGAGCCGCGACGGTCAACGCCTCGAAACCGCCCTGCAAACCCTGCCCGCCGACCAGCGCGAAGTGTTCCTGCTGCGCGCCCACGGCGACCTCGACCTGCCACAGATCGCTACCCTCACCGAAACACCGCTGGAAACCGTGAAAAGCCGCTTGCGCTACGCCCAGCAAAAACTGCGTCGGCTGCTGGCCGAGGAGGTACTAACATGA
- the gabD gene encoding NADP-dependent succinate-semialdehyde dehydrogenase produces the protein MQLKDTQLFRQQAFIDGAWVDADNGQTIKVNNPATGEILGTVPKMGAAETRRAIEAADKALPAWRSLTAKERANKLRRWFELIIENQDDLARLMTLEQGKPLAEAKGEIVYAASFIEWFAEEAKRVYGDVIPGHQPDKRLIVIKQPIGVTAAITPWNFPAAMITRKAGPALAAGCTMVLKPASQTPFSAFALAELAQRAGIPNGVFSVVTGSAGDIGSELTGNPIVRKLSFTGSTEIGRQLMTECAKDIKKVSLELGGNAPFIVFDDADLDKAVEGAIISKYRNNGQTCVCANRLYIQDSVYDAFAEKLKVAVAKLKIGNGLEDGTTTGPLIDEKAVAKVQEHIADAVGKGATVLAGGKSMQGNFFEPTILTNVPNNAAVAKEETFGPLAPLFRFKDEADVIAMSNDTEFGLASYFYARDLGRVFRVAEALEYGMVGVNTGLISNEVAPFGGIKASGLGREGSKYGIEDYLEIKYLCLGI, from the coding sequence ATGCAGCTTAAAGACACCCAGTTGTTCCGCCAGCAAGCCTTTATCGATGGCGCTTGGGTCGATGCGGACAACGGTCAGACGATCAAGGTCAACAACCCGGCAACGGGCGAAATTCTGGGTACTGTGCCGAAAATGGGCGCTGCCGAAACCCGCCGTGCGATTGAAGCTGCTGATAAAGCGCTGCCGGCCTGGCGTTCACTGACCGCCAAGGAGCGCGCGAACAAGCTGCGTCGCTGGTTCGAGCTGATCATCGAGAACCAGGATGACCTGGCTCGCCTGATGACCCTGGAACAGGGCAAGCCATTGGCTGAAGCCAAGGGCGAGATCGTTTACGCCGCTTCCTTTATCGAGTGGTTCGCCGAAGAAGCCAAGCGCGTCTACGGTGACGTGATTCCGGGCCACCAGCCAGACAAGCGCCTGATCGTGATCAAGCAGCCGATCGGCGTGACCGCTGCGATTACTCCGTGGAACTTCCCGGCTGCAATGATCACCCGTAAAGCAGGCCCGGCCCTGGCCGCCGGTTGCACCATGGTGCTCAAGCCTGCATCGCAAACTCCGTTCTCTGCATTCGCCCTGGCTGAACTGGCCCAGCGTGCCGGTATTCCGAACGGCGTGTTCAGTGTGGTGACCGGCAGCGCCGGCGACATTGGCAGCGAGCTGACCGGCAACCCGATCGTGCGCAAACTGTCGTTCACCGGTTCGACCGAAATCGGTCGTCAGCTGATGACCGAGTGCGCCAAGGACATCAAGAAAGTCTCGCTGGAACTGGGCGGCAACGCGCCGTTCATCGTGTTCGACGACGCGGACCTGGATAAGGCCGTCGAAGGCGCGATCATTTCCAAGTACCGCAACAACGGCCAGACCTGCGTCTGCGCCAACCGCCTGTACATTCAGGATTCGGTCTACGACGCGTTCGCCGAAAAACTGAAAGTGGCTGTGGCCAAACTCAAGATCGGCAACGGTCTGGAAGACGGCACCACTACTGGCCCGCTGATCGACGAAAAAGCCGTGGCCAAGGTGCAAGAGCACATTGCTGACGCCGTCGGCAAAGGCGCCACCGTGCTGGCGGGTGGCAAAAGCATGCAAGGCAACTTCTTCGAGCCGACCATCCTGACCAACGTGCCGAACAACGCTGCCGTGGCCAAGGAAGAAACCTTCGGTCCATTGGCGCCACTGTTCCGCTTCAAAGACGAAGCCGACGTGATCGCGATGTCCAACGACACCGAGTTCGGTCTGGCCTCGTACTTCTATGCGCGTGACCTGGGCCGTGTGTTCCGTGTGGCTGAAGCCCTGGAATACGGCATGGTCGGCGTCAACACCGGGTTGATCTCCAACGAAGTCGCGCCGTTCGGCGGCATCAAGGCGTCGGGCCTGGGCCGTGAAGGCTCCAAGTACGGCATCGAAGATTACCTGGAAATCAAATACCTCTGCCTGGGCATCTAA
- a CDS encoding YbhB/YbcL family Raf kinase inhibitor-like protein translates to MTRLTSLNPWLAAVAVALCVQLPAQAQERFTLSIPGVSDNRLFTSAEASDASGCGGKNQSPALSWSAGPQGTLSYAIVMHDPDGQKGLGVDHWIRYGIKATTRQIPAGVGTKSTLEGVGGTNIKGTTTYIGPCPPIGDSTHHYIIQIYALDLAPEALPAGLTRVQLLEQIKGHVLKNSSVVRRYHR, encoded by the coding sequence ATGACCCGATTGACCTCTTTGAACCCTTGGCTGGCGGCCGTTGCAGTCGCCCTTTGCGTGCAGTTACCGGCGCAGGCCCAGGAGCGTTTCACCCTCAGCATCCCCGGCGTTTCGGACAATCGGCTGTTCACGTCGGCGGAGGCCAGCGATGCCAGCGGTTGCGGTGGCAAGAATCAGTCTCCGGCCCTGAGCTGGAGCGCCGGCCCCCAGGGCACCCTCAGCTACGCCATCGTCATGCACGACCCGGACGGTCAGAAAGGCCTGGGCGTCGATCACTGGATTCGTTACGGCATCAAGGCCACGACGCGGCAGATCCCGGCCGGTGTCGGCACTAAATCCACCCTCGAAGGCGTGGGTGGCACCAACATCAAAGGCACCACCACCTACATCGGCCCGTGCCCGCCCATCGGTGACAGCACCCATCACTACATCATCCAGATCTACGCCCTGGACCTGGCGCCAGAAGCCTTGCCCGCCGGCCTGACCCGCGTGCAGTTGCTGGAACAGATCAAAGGCCATGTGCTGAAAAACAGCAGCGTGGTGCGGCGTTATCACCGCTGA
- the gabT gene encoding 4-aminobutyrate--2-oxoglutarate transaminase — MSKTNAELMARRTAAVPRGVGQIHPIFADHAKNATVTDVEGREFIDFAGGIAVLNTGHLHPKVIAAVTAQLNKLTHTCFQVLAYEPYVEVCEKINAKVPGDFAKKTLLVTTGSEAVENSIKIARAATGRAGVIAFTGAYHGRTMMTLGLTGKVVPYSAGMGLMPGGIFRALYPNELHGVSIDDSIASIERIFKNDAEPRDIAAIIIEPVQGEGGFYVAPKEFMKRLRALCDQHGILLIADEVQTGAGRTGTFFAMEQMGVAADLTTFAKSIAGGFPLAGVCGKAEYMDAIAPGGLGGTYAGSPIACAAALAVMEVFEEEHLLDRCKAVGERLVTGLKAIQAKYPVIGDVRALGAMIAVELFENGDSHKPNPAAVAAVVAKARDKGLILLSCGTYGNVLRVLVPLTAPDEQLDKGLAIIEECFAEL; from the coding sequence ATGAGCAAGACTAACGCTGAGTTGATGGCCCGCCGTACCGCTGCCGTACCCCGTGGTGTTGGCCAGATTCACCCGATCTTCGCCGACCACGCGAAGAACGCCACCGTGACCGACGTTGAAGGTCGTGAGTTCATCGACTTCGCCGGCGGTATCGCCGTGCTGAACACCGGTCACTTGCACCCGAAAGTCATCGCCGCCGTGACTGCGCAGCTGAATAAGCTGACCCACACCTGCTTCCAGGTGCTGGCCTACGAGCCGTACGTGGAAGTGTGCGAAAAAATCAACGCCAAGGTGCCGGGTGATTTCGCCAAGAAAACCCTGCTGGTGACCACCGGCTCCGAAGCTGTGGAAAACTCCATCAAGATCGCCCGCGCCGCCACTGGCCGTGCCGGTGTGATCGCGTTCACCGGCGCTTACCACGGTCGCACCATGATGACCCTGGGCCTGACCGGTAAAGTCGTGCCTTACTCGGCCGGCATGGGCCTGATGCCAGGCGGCATCTTCCGCGCGCTGTACCCGAACGAACTGCACGGTGTGAGCATCGACGATTCGATCGCCAGCATCGAGCGCATCTTCAAGAACGACGCCGAGCCGCGTGATATCGCCGCGATCATCATCGAGCCGGTGCAGGGCGAAGGCGGTTTCTACGTCGCGCCTAAAGAGTTCATGAAGCGTCTGCGCGCCCTGTGCGACCAGCACGGCATTCTGTTGATCGCTGACGAAGTGCAAACGGGCGCTGGCCGTACCGGCACCTTCTTCGCCATGGAACAGATGGGCGTCGCCGCCGACCTGACCACCTTCGCCAAATCCATCGCTGGCGGCTTCCCGCTGGCCGGTGTGTGCGGCAAGGCCGAATACATGGACGCCATCGCTCCAGGCGGCCTGGGCGGCACTTACGCCGGTAGCCCGATCGCTTGCGCCGCGGCCCTGGCCGTGATGGAAGTGTTCGAAGAAGAGCACCTGCTGGACCGTTGCAAAGCGGTTGGCGAGCGTCTGGTGACTGGTCTGAAAGCCATTCAGGCCAAATACCCGGTGATCGGCGACGTGCGTGCCCTGGGTGCGATGATCGCTGTCGAGCTGTTCGAAAACGGCGACAGCCACAAGCCGAACCCGGCTGCTGTAGCCGCCGTTGTGGCCAAGGCTCGCGACAAGGGCCTGATCCTGCTGTCGTGCGGCACCTACGGCAACGTTCTGCGCGTGCTGGTACCGCTGACCGCGCCGGACGAGCAACTGGACAAAGGCCTGGCGATCATCGAAGAGTGCTTCGCCGAGCTCTGA
- a CDS encoding GGDEF domain-containing protein: protein MVNKNLQDTSLPQWPEAAQTLMALMHAQGEVARLSEREQLFSSLLVSVNAVLWAFNWETRQVLYVSPAYDRIFGRPAGLLLSDYNHWRDSVYPDDLDYAERSLAQVLVNGAVEDREYRIIAADGQVRWLSDKCFINRQAEPGQPVIIVGIAEDITEKKQMETELHRLATTDVLTQSSNRRHFFECANHEFEQARQQGKPLAFLLLDIDDFKVINDTYGHPEGDKVLQRIAESGRAALRRGDLFGRIGGEEFAAVFPGCAPDMAMQVAERLQREIQRLSFSHDDQTFGITVSQGLTSLTPEDENLDSLFARADAAMYQAKRQGKNRIISG from the coding sequence ATGGTCAATAAAAACCTACAAGACACATCCCTTCCGCAGTGGCCCGAGGCCGCGCAAACGCTGATGGCGCTGATGCATGCGCAGGGCGAAGTGGCGCGCCTGAGCGAACGCGAACAGCTGTTCAGCTCGCTGCTGGTCAGCGTCAACGCCGTGCTTTGGGCATTCAACTGGGAAACCCGTCAGGTGCTCTACGTCAGCCCGGCCTATGACCGGATCTTCGGCCGCCCCGCCGGCCTGTTGCTGTCCGACTACAACCACTGGCGCGACAGTGTTTATCCCGACGATCTGGACTACGCCGAGCGCAGCCTGGCGCAAGTGCTGGTCAACGGCGCCGTTGAAGACCGCGAGTACCGCATCATCGCCGCCGACGGCCAAGTGCGCTGGCTCAGCGACAAGTGCTTCATCAACCGCCAGGCCGAACCGGGTCAGCCAGTGATCATCGTCGGCATTGCCGAAGACATCACCGAAAAGAAGCAGATGGAAACCGAGCTCCACCGCCTGGCCACCACCGACGTGCTGACCCAAAGCAGCAACCGCCGACACTTCTTCGAATGTGCCAATCACGAATTCGAGCAGGCACGCCAGCAAGGCAAGCCGCTGGCCTTCCTGCTGCTGGACATCGATGACTTTAAAGTGATCAACGACACCTACGGCCATCCGGAAGGCGACAAGGTGCTGCAACGCATCGCTGAGAGCGGTCGCGCGGCCCTGCGGCGTGGTGATCTGTTCGGGCGGATCGGCGGTGAGGAATTCGCCGCGGTGTTCCCCGGATGTGCACCGGACATGGCCATGCAAGTGGCCGAGCGCCTGCAACGGGAGATTCAACGGTTGAGTTTCAGCCATGACGACCAGACGTTCGGCATCACTGTCAGCCAGGGCCTGACCAGCCTCACGCCCGAGGATGAAAATCTCGACAGCCTGTTCGCCCGCGCCGATGCCGCGATGTACCAGGCCAAGCGCCAGGGCAAGAACCGGATAATCTCTGGCTGA
- the desA gene encoding delta-9 fatty acid desaturase DesA: MWYEGFLGLSPWSLVAVTLLMTHVTIVGVTVYLHRYSAHRSLELNAGLKHFFRFWLWLTTAQNTREWTAIHRKHHAKCETVDDPHSPVIKGLSTVLRKGAELYRAEAENPETLRIYGKNCPEDWIERNLYSRFPLLGVAIMGVIDLLLFGTIGITIWAIQMMWIPVWAAGVVNGLGHAIGYRNFECRDAATNLVPWGILIGGEELHNNHHTYPNSAKLSVKKWEFDLGWAWIQVFSFLRLAKVQRVAPIAHRVEGKGNLDMDTAMAILNNRFQIMAQYRKLVIAPLVKQELEKVDHSVRHQFHRAKRLLSRETSLLDDKHHLRIQTMLEHSQALKVIYEKRLALQQIWVKTSSNGHDMLAAIKDWVHEAEASGIQSLRDFADQLKTYSLRPATA, from the coding sequence ATGTGGTACGAAGGTTTTCTTGGCTTATCGCCCTGGTCACTGGTGGCAGTCACCCTGCTGATGACCCACGTCACGATCGTCGGCGTCACGGTCTATCTGCATCGCTATTCAGCCCATCGCTCGCTTGAGCTGAATGCCGGCCTGAAACATTTCTTCCGCTTCTGGCTGTGGCTGACCACGGCGCAGAACACCCGCGAGTGGACCGCTATCCACCGCAAGCATCACGCCAAATGCGAAACCGTCGATGACCCGCACAGCCCGGTCATCAAGGGCTTGTCCACCGTTCTGCGCAAAGGTGCCGAGCTGTACCGCGCCGAAGCGGAAAACCCCGAGACCCTGCGCATCTACGGCAAGAACTGCCCCGAAGACTGGATCGAACGCAACCTCTACAGCCGTTTCCCGCTGCTGGGCGTGGCGATCATGGGCGTCATCGACCTGCTGCTGTTCGGCACCATCGGCATCACCATCTGGGCCATCCAGATGATGTGGATCCCGGTCTGGGCCGCCGGCGTGGTCAATGGCCTGGGCCATGCCATCGGCTACCGCAACTTCGAATGCCGCGATGCGGCGACCAATCTGGTGCCCTGGGGCATCCTGATCGGCGGTGAAGAACTGCATAACAACCATCACACCTACCCTAACTCGGCCAAACTGTCGGTGAAGAAGTGGGAGTTCGACCTCGGCTGGGCCTGGATCCAGGTCTTCAGCTTCCTGCGCCTGGCCAAGGTCCAGCGGGTTGCGCCGATCGCCCACCGTGTCGAAGGCAAAGGCAACCTGGACATGGACACCGCCATGGCGATCCTCAACAACCGCTTCCAGATCATGGCCCAGTACCGCAAGCTGGTGATCGCGCCGCTGGTCAAGCAAGAGCTGGAAAAGGTCGATCACTCGGTCCGCCATCAGTTCCACCGGGCCAAACGCCTGCTCTCGCGGGAAACCAGCCTGCTGGACGACAAGCACCACCTGCGCATCCAGACCATGCTCGAGCACAGCCAGGCGCTGAAGGTAATTTACGAGAAACGCCTGGCCCTGCAGCAGATCTGGGTCAAGACCAGCTCAAATGGTCACGACATGCTGGCCGCCATCAAGGATTGGGTACACGAGGCCGAGGCCAGCGGGATTCAATCCCTGCGCGACTTCGCCGACCAACTGAAAACCTACTCCCTGCGCCCCGCCACTGCCTGA